Proteins encoded within one genomic window of Thiothrix litoralis:
- the rmuC gene encoding DNA recombination protein RmuC has protein sequence MDQSTFQLGIFIDQNIVFITAVVMFALGVLLAHLIYNVPLQQARRELERLQLQLQTEEQINEERLRMLDDAQDRLHNTFAALSQRALRDNNTQFLQLAQESMGRFQVESRADLEQRQRSIQHLVDPIRDALAKTEVQIREIEKDRLASFGVLSQQIRGMMHDQTALRDETGRLASALRTPGIRGQWGELSLRRIAELSGMVEHCDFVEQAQRSNSDRTIRPDMVIRMPDAREMIVDAKAPMDAFLDAVNADNEDSRKRHLQRHARHVRDHVKVLAGKRYWEQFEQSPDFVVLFIPGEHFLGAALEQDKTLLDDSLNDKVILATPSTLVALLRAVAFGWKQTVLAENAGKVRDLGEELHKRLTVFLDHLERLGRNLGSSVDTYNKALGSLERSVLPGVRKLSELGISSGRNMTEPVPVEAIPRRPYAKDTETDAETN, from the coding sequence ATGGATCAGTCCACTTTTCAACTCGGTATATTTATCGACCAGAATATTGTGTTCATTACGGCGGTGGTGATGTTCGCGCTGGGCGTGTTGCTGGCGCACCTCATCTACAACGTGCCGCTGCAACAAGCCCGCCGCGAACTCGAACGCCTGCAATTGCAGTTACAAACCGAAGAGCAAATCAACGAAGAACGCTTGCGGATGCTGGATGATGCGCAAGACCGTTTGCACAATACCTTTGCGGCCTTGTCACAGCGGGCGTTGCGCGACAATAACACCCAGTTTTTGCAATTGGCGCAGGAAAGCATGGGGCGTTTTCAGGTGGAATCGCGGGCTGATCTGGAGCAACGCCAGCGTTCCATCCAGCATCTGGTTGACCCGATCCGCGATGCGCTGGCGAAAACCGAAGTGCAAATTCGCGAAATTGAAAAAGACCGGCTGGCGAGTTTCGGCGTGCTCAGCCAGCAAATTCGCGGCATGATGCATGACCAAACCGCGTTACGCGATGAAACCGGGCGGCTGGCATCGGCCTTGCGTACTCCCGGTATCCGTGGGCAATGGGGCGAGTTGAGTTTGCGGCGGATTGCCGAGCTTTCTGGCATGGTCGAACACTGCGATTTCGTCGAACAGGCGCAGCGCAGCAATAGCGACCGTACCATCCGACCGGATATGGTGATCCGAATGCCGGACGCGCGGGAAATGATCGTCGATGCTAAAGCGCCAATGGATGCTTTCCTCGATGCGGTAAATGCCGACAACGAAGACAGCCGCAAACGCCACCTGCAACGCCATGCGCGTCATGTGCGTGATCACGTCAAGGTGCTGGCGGGCAAGCGTTACTGGGAACAGTTTGAGCAGTCGCCTGATTTCGTGGTGCTGTTCATTCCCGGTGAGCACTTCCTCGGCGCGGCGTTGGAACAGGATAAAACCCTGCTGGATGATTCCCTGAATGACAAGGTGATTCTTGCCACGCCCAGCACCTTGGTGGCATTGTTGCGGGCAGTAGCGTTTGGCTGGAAACAAACCGTGCTGGCTGAAAATGCAGGCAAAGTCCGCGATTTGGGTGAGGAATTGCACAAACGCCTTACGGTTTTCCTTGACCATCTGGAGCGTTTGGGGCGTAATCTCGGCAGCAGCGTGGATACCTACAATAAAGCGTTAGGCTCGCTGGAACGCAGTGTGTTGCCGGGGGTGCGCAAACTGTCAGAGCTGGGAATTTCATCGGGGCGGAACATGACTGAGCCTGTCCCGGTCGAAGCTATTCCACGCCGCCCGTATGCCAAGGATACAGAAACTGATGCTGAAACCAATTAA
- a CDS encoding SPFH domain-containing protein — MSDGHFSFASLISSRDEYEESFWPSFTDIMMVITMIFLIVTVAVVLTNTRLLDNLRHSVLAEQVAQQEAQKLAVDAQRAAQEAQKANQQAEFQLKANATLEEQLDYLQQRTASLEMELLRSRATTEEARATSTSKDAELARLQALSSTQADTLGLRDKAIQELQITLESKETDMAGLRTKVDESEKKLLSMQGEYTELDQKYQKLLKPARSTKGKQVVEVVYSKSGYSIRKPGEASSRSVTRAALESELGALKAQHSTDLYVKVIIPNNSGLSYNDAWRFTSDMLSKYDYYAAP; from the coding sequence ATGAGTGACGGGCATTTTTCTTTCGCCTCCCTGATCAGTTCGCGGGATGAATACGAGGAAAGTTTCTGGCCTTCGTTTACCGACATCATGATGGTCATCACCATGATTTTCCTGATCGTGACGGTAGCGGTCGTGCTGACCAATACGCGCTTGCTGGATAATTTGCGCCACAGCGTGTTAGCAGAACAAGTGGCACAGCAGGAAGCTCAAAAGTTGGCAGTAGATGCCCAACGTGCTGCTCAAGAAGCGCAAAAAGCCAACCAACAAGCCGAATTCCAGCTCAAAGCCAATGCCACGCTGGAAGAGCAACTCGACTACCTGCAACAGCGTACCGCTTCGCTGGAAATGGAATTACTGCGCAGCCGTGCCACGACTGAAGAAGCCCGCGCCACCAGTACCAGCAAGGATGCGGAACTTGCCCGTTTACAGGCACTTTCCAGCACACAGGCGGACACTCTGGGTTTGCGTGACAAGGCCATTCAGGAATTGCAAATCACCTTGGAGAGCAAGGAAACTGACATGGCAGGCTTGCGCACCAAAGTGGATGAAAGCGAGAAAAAACTGCTGAGTATGCAAGGCGAATACACCGAACTCGACCAGAAATACCAGAAACTACTCAAGCCAGCACGTTCGACCAAAGGTAAGCAAGTGGTCGAAGTGGTGTATAGCAAATCCGGTTACAGCATCCGCAAACCGGGCGAGGCTTCTTCACGTAGCGTCACACGGGCAGCATTGGAAAGTGAGTTAGGTGCGCTTAAAGCCCAGCACAGCACGGATTTGTACGTGAAAGTCATTATCCCCAACAACAGCGGCCTGTCTTACAACGACGCGTGGCGGTTTACCAGCGACATGCTGAGCAAGTATGACTATTACGCTGCGCCTTAA
- a CDS encoding AI-2E family transporter: MLDSGRWFWLVVSGIVVSLLYLLAPILTPFLTAAFLAYLGDPLVDRLETWKFSRTLSVTTVFLVIFLFILVFFLFLLPVLETQVKLFIGKVPAYIDWVVNVLGPYLHEHFQVDTSVLEVDKIKSVITSHWQETGGFIRNAIQTISKSGFVVLGWVANLALIPIITFYLLRDWDRMVAYIDDLLPRSIQPLVAKLGRESDEVLGAFLRGQLLVMLALAGIYSLGLSLVGLEFALLIGLIAGLVSFVPYLGLIVGVAIAGIAILFQTQDVFDLFWVLAVFGVAQVIEGTVLTPLLVGERIGLHPVTVIFSVLAGGQLFGFFGILLALPVAAVLAVIMRHIHSTYKQSHIYGIDEPDPDPLEVVDLDVNDDRDTATKGQE; the protein is encoded by the coding sequence ATGCTGGATAGTGGGCGTTGGTTCTGGCTAGTGGTGTCGGGCATTGTGGTGAGTTTGCTGTATTTGCTGGCACCTATCCTGACGCCGTTTCTGACGGCAGCGTTTCTGGCGTATCTGGGCGACCCACTGGTTGACCGGCTGGAAACCTGGAAGTTTTCCCGCACCTTGTCGGTCACGACAGTCTTTCTGGTCATTTTCCTGTTTATTCTGGTGTTTTTCCTGTTTTTGCTGCCGGTTCTGGAAACGCAGGTGAAGCTGTTTATCGGTAAGGTGCCTGCTTACATTGATTGGGTAGTGAATGTGTTGGGGCCATATTTGCATGAACATTTTCAAGTGGATACCAGTGTTCTCGAAGTCGATAAAATCAAGTCGGTGATTACCTCACATTGGCAGGAAACGGGCGGCTTTATCCGTAATGCTATCCAGACCATTTCCAAATCAGGCTTTGTGGTATTGGGGTGGGTGGCAAATCTGGCGTTGATTCCGATCATTACCTTTTACCTGCTGCGCGATTGGGATCGGATGGTGGCTTACATTGATGATTTGCTGCCGCGTTCTATTCAACCGCTGGTTGCCAAACTGGGGCGGGAATCGGATGAAGTGCTGGGCGCATTCTTGCGCGGGCAATTGTTGGTAATGCTGGCGTTGGCGGGGATTTACTCGCTAGGTTTGTCGTTGGTAGGGCTGGAGTTTGCCTTGCTGATTGGGCTGATTGCCGGGTTGGTGAGCTTCGTGCCTTACCTCGGCCTGATTGTTGGGGTGGCGATTGCCGGGATTGCTATTCTGTTCCAGACCCAGGATGTGTTTGACCTGTTTTGGGTATTGGCAGTATTCGGGGTGGCACAAGTGATTGAAGGTACGGTACTGACACCCTTATTGGTCGGTGAGCGCATTGGCTTGCACCCGGTGACGGTTATTTTCTCGGTGCTGGCAGGTGGGCAACTGTTCGGCTTTTTTGGCATTTTGCTGGCGTTGCCGGTAGCGGCTGTGCTGGCGGTGATCATGCGTCACATCCATAGCACTTACAAACAAAGTCATATTTACGGGATAGATGAGCCTGACCCTGATCCGCTGGAAGTGGTTGATCTGGATGTTAATGACGACCGTGACACCGCGACGAAAGGACAGGAATGA
- a CDS encoding PA3496 family putative envelope integrity protein — MRNSKEYYTEQEDEFFQLEKVAASLDGKKIKPHVVRRNVEDYLERKALERRLKDVFDDDA, encoded by the coding sequence ATGCGTAATAGCAAAGAATATTATACTGAACAAGAAGATGAATTCTTTCAGTTGGAAAAGGTAGCCGCCTCGCTAGACGGTAAAAAGATCAAACCACATGTTGTGCGACGCAATGTTGAGGATTATCTGGAACGTAAAGCACTGGAGCGTCGTCTTAAAGACGTTTTTGATGATGATGCATGA
- a CDS encoding DUF433 domain-containing protein, with amino-acid sequence MSVMTPNSRITIEAGKRSGKPCIRGLRIAVADVLGWLAAGMSISEILEDFPELEAADVTASLQFAAHREHSMQMLIAA; translated from the coding sequence ATGAGCGTGATGACACCTAATAGTCGGATTACGATTGAGGCAGGCAAGCGTAGTGGCAAGCCGTGTATTCGTGGGTTACGGATTGCGGTTGCTGATGTGCTAGGTTGGCTTGCGGCGGGGATGAGCATCTCCGAGATTCTTGAGGATTTCCCGGAGCTGGAGGCGGCGGATGTGACTGCTAGCCTGCAATTCGCGGCACACCGTGAACATTCCATGCAAATGCTGATCGCTGCATGA
- a CDS encoding RluA family pseudouridine synthase, protein MIIYTPPPHTGLQILYQDDSLIVVDKPAGLLSVPGRGADKQDCMISRVQTEFPDALTVHRLDMGTSGIMVIARGKAMERALSILFQTRQVHKRYVAVVAGQMAEACGEINLPLITDWPNRPRQMVSFELGKPSSTRYQVLEQDAVANTTRVELEPITGRTHQLRVHLQALGHPILGDELYASAEILAQAPRLLLHAACIQFPHPQSSTILTIDSPIPF, encoded by the coding sequence TTGATCATCTATACTCCCCCACCCCATACTGGCCTGCAAATCCTCTATCAAGATGACTCTCTAATCGTAGTCGATAAGCCCGCTGGCCTGCTTTCCGTCCCCGGTCGTGGTGCAGATAAACAGGATTGCATGATTAGCCGGGTGCAAACCGAATTCCCCGATGCTTTAACCGTCCATCGTCTCGATATGGGCACGTCTGGCATTATGGTGATAGCGCGGGGCAAGGCGATGGAGCGGGCGTTAAGTATCCTGTTTCAGACTCGGCAGGTACACAAACGCTACGTAGCAGTGGTGGCAGGGCAAATGGCGGAAGCGTGCGGTGAAATTAATCTGCCACTGATCACCGATTGGCCTAATCGCCCGCGTCAGATGGTCAGTTTTGAGCTGGGCAAGCCTTCCAGCACCCGCTATCAAGTGCTGGAACAGGATGCAGTGGCAAATACCACCCGCGTGGAACTCGAACCCATCACCGGGCGTACCCATCAGTTACGGGTGCATTTACAGGCGTTGGGACATCCGATCCTCGGCGATGAGCTATACGCCAGCGCGGAAATCCTCGCGCAAGCCCCACGTTTGCTGTTGCACGCAGCCTGTATCCAGTTCCCACACCCGCAGTCCAGCACTATTTTGACAATTGACAGCCCGATTCCTTTTTAA
- a CDS encoding DUF533 domain-containing protein, translated as MDMKNFLDQMLQSGKDIAQKSQTMAEEKLGVPAEGEQRDQMLSGMKTGAAAAGVLALLLGTGAGRRVTGAAVKVGSLAALGGLAYQMYRQWENNPNASGTAQAAEPGLLEAPAPKASAEVLMKAMIAAAKADGHVDSTELATIRQQLAEVNLQGDMNDMILTELAQPLDAKGIAALANNDLAVATEIYLVSAAIIDDANEAEKTYLADLRSALQLPEESTNTTAL; from the coding sequence ATGGACATGAAGAATTTTCTGGATCAAATGCTGCAATCCGGTAAAGACATTGCCCAAAAAAGCCAAACAATGGCAGAGGAAAAACTGGGTGTCCCCGCAGAAGGTGAACAACGTGATCAGATGCTGTCTGGCATGAAAACCGGCGCGGCTGCGGCAGGCGTATTGGCCTTGTTACTGGGCACGGGTGCTGGTCGTCGGGTAACAGGCGCGGCAGTCAAAGTTGGTAGCCTCGCAGCCTTGGGTGGTTTGGCCTATCAAATGTATCGCCAATGGGAAAACAACCCGAATGCTTCAGGTACGGCACAAGCGGCTGAGCCGGGCTTGTTGGAAGCTCCAGCGCCTAAAGCCAGCGCGGAAGTGTTAATGAAGGCCATGATTGCCGCTGCCAAAGCAGATGGGCATGTGGATTCCACTGAATTGGCAACCATTCGTCAGCAGTTGGCGGAAGTGAATTTACAGGGGGATATGAATGACATGATCCTGACGGAATTGGCACAACCGCTAGATGCCAAAGGTATTGCCGCACTGGCTAATAACGATTTGGCAGTCGCTACCGAGATTTATCTGGTATCGGCGGCTATTATTGATGATGCGAATGAAGCGGAAAAGACTTACTTGGCTGATTTGCGTAGTGCCCTCCAATTGCCTGAAGAGTCTACCAATACCACCGCGTTATAA
- the rlmB gene encoding 23S rRNA (guanosine(2251)-2'-O)-methyltransferase RlmB, whose product MSKSIICGVHAVESALRNDTENLGQIWLDKRSRNDRLKKLEKMAEENGMRVFLTDDDKLDKLAGNNRHQGIVAEYYKLKAWTENDLYDMLDGMTEQPFLLVLDGVTDPHNLGACLRTAEGAGVHAVIAPKDNAASITPTVRKVASGAAEIIPFVPVTNLARTLETLKNRGIWLTGTSDKAKQTLYQADLKGPMALVMGAEGAGIRRLTEEACDYLISIPMAGQVSSLNVSVATGVCLFEAGRQRQR is encoded by the coding sequence ATGTCAAAATCCATCATTTGCGGCGTACATGCCGTTGAAAGCGCCCTGCGCAACGATACCGAAAATCTCGGGCAAATCTGGCTGGACAAACGCAGCCGCAACGACCGCCTGAAGAAGCTCGAAAAAATGGCGGAAGAAAACGGGATGCGCGTTTTCCTCACCGACGACGACAAGCTCGACAAACTCGCCGGTAACAACCGCCACCAAGGCATTGTTGCCGAGTATTACAAGCTCAAAGCGTGGACAGAAAACGACCTCTACGACATGCTCGATGGCATGACCGAGCAGCCCTTCCTGTTGGTGCTGGATGGCGTGACTGACCCACATAATCTGGGTGCATGTTTACGTACTGCCGAAGGTGCGGGCGTCCACGCCGTGATTGCCCCCAAGGACAATGCCGCCAGCATTACCCCAACCGTGCGCAAAGTTGCTTCTGGTGCAGCGGAAATCATCCCGTTTGTGCCAGTCACCAACCTTGCCCGCACGCTGGAAACGCTCAAAAATCGCGGCATCTGGCTGACCGGCACCAGCGACAAAGCCAAACAAACCTTGTATCAAGCCGACCTGAAAGGGCCAATGGCTTTGGTGATGGGTGCAGAAGGTGCAGGCATACGCCGCCTGACCGAAGAGGCTTGCGACTACCTGATTTCCATTCCGATGGCGGGTCAGGTATCGAGCCTCAATGTCTCGGTCGCAACGGGCGTTTGCTTGTTTGAAGCAGGTCGTCAGCGCCAGCGTTAA
- a CDS encoding DUF5615 family PIN-like protein gives MKLLLEENLSRRIIPAIVDVYPESSQIALLGMESAADGEIWAYARQENYLLVTQDSDFHDLSALYGHPPKVIWLKCGNQPRRRIVEILLSIRDDVQAFVDNSDLSCLEVYV, from the coding sequence ATGAAGTTGTTGCTTGAAGAAAACCTGTCGCGGCGTATTATTCCGGCGATTGTGGACGTTTACCCGGAGTCCTCGCAGATTGCTTTGCTGGGCATGGAGTCGGCGGCTGATGGGGAAATATGGGCATATGCTCGGCAGGAAAATTACCTGTTGGTAACGCAAGACAGCGATTTCCATGACCTTTCGGCGTTGTATGGGCATCCACCTAAAGTGATCTGGTTGAAGTGTGGTAATCAGCCCCGTCGACGTATTGTGGAAATATTGTTGTCCATTCGGGATGATGTACAGGCATTTGTTGATAATTCTGACTTGTCGTGTCTTGAGGTCTACGTCTGA
- a CDS encoding CDP-alcohol phosphatidyltransferase family protein, translating to MREQIPNIITVIRILSILPICWLLWKESYALALALLVLAGLSDALDGFLARRYGWLTRLGAMLDPVADKLFVMAVFIVFGLKGHLPWWLIALVIGRDVLIVLGAIIYRLVTGRLDMRPLMISKLNTGLQIFLLATTLLHVALYPLPGWFNLGLQWGVAVTTVLSGAAYVLLWSRYAWRKGES from the coding sequence GTGCGGGAACAAATTCCAAATATCATCACAGTGATACGTATTCTTTCCATCCTGCCGATTTGTTGGCTGTTGTGGAAGGAGTCGTATGCGCTAGCGCTGGCCTTGCTGGTGCTGGCTGGTTTATCTGACGCGCTTGACGGTTTTCTGGCGCGGCGTTACGGTTGGCTCACCCGTTTGGGAGCAATGCTTGACCCGGTGGCTGATAAGCTGTTTGTAATGGCAGTGTTCATTGTCTTTGGCCTGAAAGGGCATCTGCCGTGGTGGTTGATTGCGTTGGTGATTGGGCGTGATGTGCTGATTGTATTGGGTGCTATTATTTACCGGCTGGTAACAGGCCGTCTGGATATGCGCCCTTTGATGATCAGCAAGCTGAATACCGGTTTACAGATTTTTTTGTTGGCAACGACTTTGTTGCACGTGGCGCTTTACCCTTTGCCCGGCTGGTTTAATTTGGGCTTGCAGTGGGGCGTGGCGGTGACGACTGTCCTGAGTGGTGCTGCCTATGTCTTGTTGTGGAGTCGCTATGCGTGGCGAAAAGGTGAATCATAA
- a CDS encoding OmpA family protein, producing the protein MKISMRTLLIGAVSAALMAGCSPTGEMTRAQQGALIGAIGGAVVGKNTGDKDRGHTIAGAVVGGLAGAAIGNYMDEQEAALRQNLQGTGVEVTRQNDNIVLTMPDAITFDFGQATLKPQFYGVLGGLANTLNQYPETRIQIAGHTDNIGSDASNLQLSQQRANSVRTYLASTGVAAQRMQAVGYGESRPIADNSSDYGRAQNRRVEITLIPVQQ; encoded by the coding sequence ATGAAAATTTCCATGCGTACTTTGTTGATCGGTGCTGTTTCAGCAGCGTTGATGGCGGGCTGTAGCCCTACCGGGGAAATGACCCGTGCACAACAAGGCGCGTTGATCGGGGCTATTGGTGGTGCTGTTGTTGGTAAAAATACCGGCGACAAAGACAGAGGGCATACCATTGCTGGTGCAGTAGTGGGTGGTTTGGCAGGTGCTGCCATCGGCAATTACATGGATGAGCAAGAAGCCGCTTTGCGCCAAAACCTGCAAGGTACGGGCGTAGAAGTGACTCGTCAGAATGACAATATCGTATTGACGATGCCTGATGCAATCACGTTTGACTTTGGTCAGGCAACGCTTAAACCACAGTTCTATGGTGTGTTAGGTGGCTTGGCTAATACCCTGAATCAGTACCCAGAAACTCGCATCCAGATTGCTGGCCATACGGATAACATCGGCAGCGATGCGTCCAACCTGCAACTTTCCCAGCAACGTGCCAACAGTGTACGGACGTATCTGGCAAGCACTGGCGTAGCAGCGCAGCGTATGCAGGCAGTAGGCTATGGCGAAAGCCGCCCGATTGCTGATAATAGCAGCGATTACGGCCGTGCTCAGAACCGCCGTGTTGAAATTACCCTGATTCCGGTTCAGCAGTAA
- the rnr gene encoding ribonuclease R has translation MKTQTTQGHNLKFNDPHSQREAEKYENPIPSREVILQLLEENGQPLDFVAITEALHLHDERDIDALKKRLRAMERDGQLLYNRRRQYVPIERTDLIAGRVIGHPDGFGFLKPDDGTPDLFLHAKQMHGLMHGDRALCSVRGLDPKGRREGAVVEVLERGTTQVVGRYFIEGNIGFVTPDNSRISQDILIPANAAGNAQPGQIVVAAIVEQPSKRAQPTGKIVEVLGDHMAPGMEIDVAIRSHQLPHEWSAEIHEEADRFGYEVPEADKVDKNREDLRDTPFVTIDGEDAKDFDDAVYCERDGNGWRLLVAIADVSHYVKANSAIGREATERGTSVYFPGKVIPMLPEILSNGLCSLNPHVDRLCMICDIQIGARGKLISYQFVEGIMHSAARLTYTDMAKIVVDRDMAARRQHPQELCEHLDDLYSLYHVLRKARDRRGAIDFETSETRIVFDAERKIEAIVPTVRNDAHKLIEECMILANVCAATYLSKYKIPALHRAHKRPSPEKLADVRQFLAGLALTLDGGDEPTPADYTKLLNNLGDRPDKHLIQTVLLRSMSQAVYSPDSDGHFGLAQTHYAHFTSPIRRYPDLLVHRAIRHLVRGGKVSEYQYSHKDMVALGEHCSMTERRADDATRDVTAWLKCEYMQAHVGETFSGVIAGVTGFGLFVELKDIYVEGLIHITALTSDYYHFDAARHQLTGENSGRIYRLGDTLNVTVARVDLDERKIDFVLAKTDSDDADSSKKPRGKKPASKSRKPASKPRAKKPKAEPDSTGSQTATKKPRKKKPQA, from the coding sequence ATGAAAACGCAAACCACACAAGGACACAATTTGAAGTTTAACGACCCCCATAGTCAGCGCGAAGCCGAAAAGTATGAAAACCCCATTCCCAGCCGCGAGGTTATCTTGCAGTTGCTGGAGGAAAACGGCCAACCGCTCGACTTTGTTGCCATCACCGAAGCCCTGCACCTGCACGACGAACGTGACATTGACGCCCTGAAAAAACGCCTGCGGGCGATGGAGCGCGACGGGCAACTGCTATACAACCGCCGCCGCCAATACGTCCCCATCGAACGCACCGACCTGATTGCCGGGCGCGTCATCGGCCACCCGGACGGATTCGGTTTCCTCAAACCGGATGACGGCACGCCTGACCTGTTCTTGCACGCCAAACAAATGCATGGCCTGATGCACGGCGACCGCGCCCTGTGCAGCGTGCGTGGCCTCGACCCCAAAGGCCGCCGCGAAGGCGCTGTCGTGGAAGTGCTGGAACGCGGCACTACCCAAGTCGTCGGGCGCTATTTCATCGAGGGCAATATCGGCTTCGTTACCCCCGACAACTCCCGTATCAGCCAGGACATTCTCATCCCCGCTAATGCCGCTGGTAATGCCCAACCCGGCCAAATCGTAGTCGCCGCGATTGTTGAACAGCCCTCCAAGCGTGCCCAACCCACCGGCAAAATTGTCGAAGTACTCGGCGATCACATGGCTCCCGGCATGGAAATCGACGTAGCCATCCGCAGCCACCAGCTTCCCCACGAATGGTCAGCCGAAATCCACGAAGAAGCCGACCGTTTCGGCTACGAAGTCCCCGAAGCTGATAAAGTCGACAAAAACCGCGAAGACTTGCGCGACACCCCATTCGTCACCATCGATGGCGAAGATGCCAAAGACTTCGACGATGCCGTGTACTGCGAACGTGACGGCAACGGCTGGCGCTTATTGGTTGCGATTGCCGACGTATCGCATTACGTCAAAGCCAACTCAGCCATCGGACGTGAAGCCACCGAACGCGGCACATCCGTGTATTTCCCCGGCAAAGTCATCCCCATGCTGCCAGAAATCCTCTCCAACGGCCTGTGCTCGCTTAACCCACACGTCGATCGCCTGTGCATGATTTGCGACATTCAGATCGGCGCACGCGGCAAACTCATCAGCTACCAGTTCGTCGAAGGCATCATGCACTCCGCTGCTCGCCTGACCTACACCGATATGGCGAAAATCGTGGTTGACCGTGACATGGCAGCCCGTCGCCAACACCCGCAAGAACTTTGCGAACACCTCGACGACCTGTATTCCCTTTACCACGTATTACGCAAAGCGCGTGACCGCCGTGGCGCAATCGACTTTGAAACCTCCGAAACCCGCATCGTTTTCGATGCCGAACGCAAGATCGAAGCAATTGTTCCCACCGTGCGCAACGATGCCCACAAGCTGATCGAAGAATGCATGATCCTCGCCAACGTGTGCGCGGCAACCTACCTCAGCAAGTATAAAATTCCTGCGTTGCACCGCGCCCACAAGCGCCCCAGCCCGGAAAAACTCGCCGATGTACGCCAATTCCTCGCCGGTTTAGCCCTGACGCTCGACGGTGGCGACGAACCCACCCCTGCGGATTACACCAAGTTGCTCAACAACCTCGGTGATCGCCCGGACAAGCACCTGATCCAGACCGTACTGCTGCGCTCCATGTCGCAAGCGGTTTACAGCCCTGATTCCGACGGGCATTTCGGGCTAGCACAAACCCATTACGCGCACTTTACTTCACCGATACGCCGTTACCCTGACCTATTGGTGCACCGCGCTATCCGTCATCTGGTGCGTGGTGGCAAAGTCAGCGAGTACCAATATTCGCACAAAGACATGGTAGCACTGGGTGAACACTGCTCCATGACCGAACGCCGTGCGGATGATGCCACCCGCGATGTCACCGCCTGGCTCAAATGCGAATACATGCAGGCACACGTGGGCGAAACTTTCAGCGGCGTGATCGCAGGCGTCACTGGCTTTGGCCTGTTCGTCGAACTCAAAGACATCTACGTGGAAGGTCTGATCCACATCACCGCCCTGACCAGCGATTACTACCACTTTGATGCCGCACGCCACCAATTGACCGGGGAAAATTCCGGGCGCATCTACCGACTCGGCGACACCCTCAATGTCACCGTCGCACGGGTGGATCTGGATGAGCGCAAAATCGACTTCGTACTCGCCAAAACGGATAGCGACGACGCTGACAGTAGCAAGAAACCGCGCGGTAAAAAACCTGCCAGCAAAAGCCGCAAACCCGCCAGTAAGCCAAGAGCCAAGAAGCCCAAAGCTGAACCCGATTCCACAGGCAGCCAGACTGCCACCAAGAAACCCCGCAAGAAGAAACCGCAAGCCTAA
- the hda gene encoding DnaA regulatory inactivator Hda — protein sequence MMQQLTLNVGMREGHRFSSFFVTPENAELLGVLKHGFEEDFPQIFLWGETQAGKSHLLQAYCERYYERGMMAAYLPLASCAKYGTRVLAGVAGKHLVAVDELDAIIGQQDWEIALMNLINTCRTNNQPLIMAARTNPREMACVLPDFASRLLWGPDYRLYPVHDGQCLQAMAWRAHQRGFELSEHVMKYIERHYPLNMATLMAVLDRVDAASLTKGRKITREFIREVMRNVTPI from the coding sequence ATGATGCAACAACTGACCTTGAATGTCGGTATGCGGGAAGGCCATCGCTTCAGTTCATTTTTTGTGACGCCGGAAAATGCTGAATTGCTGGGTGTGCTGAAACACGGTTTTGAAGAAGATTTCCCGCAAATTTTCCTGTGGGGTGAAACCCAGGCGGGGAAATCCCATTTGCTGCAAGCGTATTGTGAGCGTTACTACGAGCGCGGGATGATGGCGGCGTATTTGCCGCTGGCAAGTTGCGCTAAATACGGCACGCGGGTGCTGGCAGGGGTGGCGGGCAAGCATTTGGTAGCCGTCGATGAGCTGGATGCGATTATCGGGCAACAAGATTGGGAAATCGCCTTGATGAACCTGATCAATACGTGCCGCACCAATAACCAACCGTTGATCATGGCAGCACGTACCAATCCTCGCGAGATGGCTTGTGTGCTGCCTGATTTTGCTTCACGTTTATTATGGGGGCCGGATTATCGGCTGTACCCGGTGCATGATGGGCAATGCCTTCAGGCGATGGCGTGGCGTGCCCATCAACGCGGTTTTGAATTATCCGAACACGTCATGAAATATATTGAGCGGCATTATCCCCTGAATATGGCTACGCTCATGGCAGTGCTGGATAGGGTGGATGCTGCCAGTTTGACAAAAGGGCGCAAAATCACGCGGGAATTTATCCGCGAGGTCATGCGGAATGTAACGCCCATCTAG